The Microbacterium sp. LWO12-1.2 genome includes a window with the following:
- a CDS encoding SRPBCC family protein — MSKLIRAAATSQTLSLAAMEEASRFGVRDADIEHLFLALTIDAGIGGQVLRSLGVTLDAARSAIETQQADQLGSLGVHADSAGGRIVYPETGGYDWAERALAVMRAAVSGDRDGDSAAVLRALLAEPSGLMTDLLERMDVEPERIVEALDDAAAMIAEHRRTAAERPTIHGTHTAFVPADPIDVWSLLADGERLAEWEPTIGEVVRRHAATGRWEARTRMVGSGGKPLKIRDGIRRQCAESVRSEQPSHITWHFTYPDEPRSNARVVAVDIEPAAAGAQLRLSFGWELNASRRRRRLIGALLKPVFRFLCFVQLTQIAGGISRAFR, encoded by the coding sequence ATGAGCAAGCTCATCCGCGCCGCTGCGACGAGCCAGACGCTCTCGCTGGCGGCCATGGAGGAGGCGTCCCGATTTGGCGTGCGGGATGCCGACATCGAGCACCTCTTCCTCGCGCTGACCATCGACGCGGGGATCGGTGGCCAGGTGCTGCGCAGCCTCGGGGTCACCCTCGATGCGGCCCGTTCGGCGATCGAGACGCAGCAGGCCGACCAGCTGGGTTCGCTCGGCGTGCACGCCGACAGCGCCGGCGGACGCATCGTCTACCCGGAGACCGGGGGATACGACTGGGCGGAGCGTGCACTCGCGGTGATGAGGGCGGCCGTCTCCGGAGACCGGGATGGTGATTCGGCTGCCGTGCTGCGCGCGCTGCTCGCCGAGCCCAGTGGCCTCATGACGGATCTTCTCGAGCGGATGGACGTGGAGCCCGAGCGCATCGTCGAGGCGCTCGACGATGCCGCGGCGATGATCGCTGAACACCGGAGGACGGCGGCCGAGCGGCCGACCATCCACGGCACGCACACGGCGTTCGTACCGGCGGATCCGATCGACGTGTGGAGCCTGCTGGCCGACGGCGAACGCCTCGCGGAGTGGGAGCCGACCATCGGGGAGGTCGTGAGGAGGCATGCCGCGACCGGTCGATGGGAGGCGCGGACGCGCATGGTGGGCTCTGGTGGCAAGCCGCTGAAGATCCGCGACGGCATCCGTCGTCAGTGCGCCGAGTCCGTGCGCAGCGAGCAGCCATCGCACATCACCTGGCACTTCACCTATCCGGATGAGCCGCGATCGAATGCGCGCGTGGTCGCGGTCGACATCGAGCCGGCCGCGGCTGGGGCGCAACTGCGCCTCTCGTTCGGGTGGGAGTTGAACGCGAGTCGCCGCCGTCGGAGGCTCATCGGGGCGCTGCTCAAGCCGGTGTTCCGCTTCCTGTGCTTCGTGCAGCTGACGCAGATCGCCGGGGGTATCAGCCGCGCGTTCCGGTGA
- a CDS encoding carbohydrate ABC transporter permease: MPSHRSIAPQQNGRSALREKLTRWDVKTAPYLYIAPFFLIFIATGLFPIGYTAVISLMEWDMVRGTGEFVGFDQYWRVLSAPEFWIALRNTVSIFLLSTIPQLVAAIIIAAALDRNIRARTFWRMSVLVPYVMAPVAVALIFSNMFGDKFGLVNSLLTQLGMTSIPWHTDPFASHVAIATMVNFRWTGYNTLILLAAMQAIPREYYEAATVDGAGAIRQFLSITIPGLRGTLIFVVVTSTIGGLQVFDEPRMYDHTGTGGPDNQWLTIALYLYNVGWGEWDFGRAAAMAWILFALILLVGLINLIVTRGLVRDDSAAVAEDAGRRARRARRATHDNAQPVEEASR, from the coding sequence ATGCCTTCACATCGTTCGATCGCTCCGCAGCAGAACGGCCGCTCAGCCCTCCGGGAGAAGCTGACCCGGTGGGACGTGAAGACAGCGCCATATCTGTACATCGCGCCGTTCTTCCTGATCTTCATCGCCACCGGCCTCTTCCCGATCGGCTACACGGCCGTCATCTCACTCATGGAGTGGGACATGGTTCGCGGCACAGGTGAGTTCGTCGGGTTCGACCAGTACTGGCGTGTGCTGTCCGCCCCCGAGTTCTGGATCGCACTGCGCAACACGGTGAGCATCTTCCTGCTCTCGACCATCCCGCAGCTCGTCGCAGCGATCATCATCGCCGCTGCCCTTGATCGCAACATCAGAGCACGCACGTTCTGGCGCATGAGCGTTCTCGTTCCGTACGTCATGGCGCCCGTCGCGGTCGCTCTGATCTTCAGCAACATGTTCGGCGACAAGTTCGGGCTCGTGAACTCGCTGCTCACGCAGCTGGGAATGACGTCGATCCCCTGGCACACCGATCCGTTCGCCAGCCACGTCGCGATCGCCACGATGGTCAACTTCCGTTGGACCGGGTACAACACGCTCATCCTGCTCGCCGCTATGCAGGCGATCCCGCGGGAGTACTACGAAGCAGCGACGGTCGACGGGGCCGGGGCGATCCGACAGTTCCTGTCGATCACCATTCCCGGCCTGCGCGGAACCCTGATCTTCGTCGTCGTCACCTCCACGATCGGTGGGCTCCAAGTGTTCGACGAGCCTCGGATGTACGACCACACGGGAACAGGTGGGCCGGACAACCAGTGGCTCACGATCGCGCTCTACCTCTACAACGTCGGGTGGGGCGAGTGGGACTTCGGTCGAGCCGCCGCGATGGCCTGGATCCTCTTCGCGCTCATCCTGCTCGTCGGGCTGATCAACCTGATCGTCACACGGGGGCTGGTCCGCGACGATTCTGCGGCTGTCGCAGAAGACGCGGGGCGCCGGGCCCGTCGCGCGCGCCGTGCCACTCATGACAACGCACAACCGGTCGAGGAGGCCAGCCGATGA
- a CDS encoding extracellular solute-binding protein, protein MVTRKHNIIRFGAGAAAAGLLLSGCAPAAEDDAASGDVTLTVGTFNDSGFADEMFAEYEELNPGVKIIHNKAATTDDARTNFFQKLGKTGLSDIEYVEGDWLPEVMEYSDLLAPVPADLKDRWLDWKVEEATDPEGNLIGYGTDIGPLAICYRSDLFEAAGLPADRDAVAELLGGDWARYFEVGDQYVEATGLPFFDSARGVWQGMINQIAAPYEDPKSGAITATENDEVRDSYDQLLAASATQSAHLSQWSTDWYAAMANGGFATMLCPGWMLGVIEGNAKDVTTWDVANVFPNGGGNWGGSYLTVPASGANVEEAQKLADWLTAPEQQLKYFENAGLFPSQVEAMSSPVLLEATNPFFNDAPIGQIFSDRAQAVEVAPFKGELYFQVATAMGDAIARVEDGTQDAAASWDQWVEKVNSIE, encoded by the coding sequence GTGGTGACCAGGAAACACAACATCATCCGATTCGGGGCAGGAGCGGCCGCAGCCGGACTGCTGCTGTCGGGGTGCGCGCCCGCCGCAGAAGACGACGCCGCATCGGGCGACGTGACCCTCACGGTGGGGACGTTCAACGATTCGGGGTTCGCCGACGAGATGTTCGCCGAGTACGAAGAGCTCAACCCCGGCGTGAAGATCATTCACAATAAGGCGGCCACGACCGATGACGCCCGAACCAACTTCTTCCAGAAGCTCGGAAAGACCGGGCTCTCGGACATCGAGTACGTGGAAGGCGACTGGCTGCCCGAGGTGATGGAGTATTCGGACCTGCTCGCACCCGTGCCAGCCGACCTGAAGGATCGTTGGCTGGACTGGAAGGTGGAAGAGGCGACCGATCCTGAAGGCAACCTCATCGGATACGGCACAGACATCGGCCCGCTGGCGATCTGCTACCGCTCCGACCTGTTCGAGGCTGCCGGCCTGCCCGCTGATCGCGACGCCGTCGCCGAGCTTCTCGGTGGAGATTGGGCCCGCTACTTCGAGGTCGGAGATCAGTACGTCGAAGCGACCGGGCTTCCGTTCTTCGACTCGGCGCGCGGAGTCTGGCAGGGGATGATCAACCAGATCGCTGCTCCCTACGAAGACCCGAAGAGCGGCGCGATCACCGCGACCGAGAACGACGAGGTCCGTGATTCCTACGACCAGCTACTGGCCGCGAGTGCCACGCAGTCGGCGCATCTCAGCCAGTGGAGCACCGACTGGTACGCGGCGATGGCCAACGGCGGCTTCGCCACCATGCTCTGCCCGGGGTGGATGCTGGGCGTCATCGAGGGCAACGCGAAGGACGTCACCACGTGGGACGTCGCCAACGTGTTCCCGAACGGCGGCGGCAACTGGGGAGGCTCGTACCTCACCGTCCCAGCCTCCGGAGCCAACGTCGAAGAGGCGCAGAAGCTCGCCGACTGGCTGACGGCGCCGGAACAGCAGCTCAAGTACTTCGAGAACGCAGGTCTGTTCCCGAGCCAGGTCGAAGCGATGAGCTCGCCGGTCCTTCTCGAGGCGACCAATCCGTTCTTCAACGACGCCCCCATCGGGCAGATCTTCTCCGACAGGGCGCAGGCGGTGGAGGTCGCTCCGTTCAAGGGTGAGCTGTACTTCCAGGTCGCCACCGCGATGGGAGACGCGATCGCCCGCGTCGAAGACGGCACGCAGGATGCCGCTGCATCGTGGGATCAGTGGGTCGAAAAGGTGAACTCGATCGAGTAA
- the manD gene encoding D-mannonate dehydratase ManD has translation MPSIIASAEVIVCSPGRNYVTVKIVTSDGVVGWGDATVNGRELAVAAYLRDHVCPLLVGRDAQRIEQTWQWLYKGGYWRRGPITMAAIGAVDLALWDIKGKELGVPVYQLLGGAVREGVLTYAHASGWEVPQLLDAIDEKLEAGYLAVRAQSGIPGRQSVYAVASPEPGEPTNGLPTIEVWDTDAYLRHIPGVLEAVRSHVGDSIRLLHDAHHRLTPIEAARLGKDLEPVRLFWLEDVTPGENQEALRLVRQHTTTPLAIGEVFNTIWDCMGFISGQYIDFVRTSVMHAGGISPSRRINDFASLYQVKVAPHGPSDVSPITMAASLHLDIATPNLGIQEYMGYPREALSVFQADYSFDKGYLHPGDAPGLGVDFDEVAARAFPYERSYLPVAEREDGTPIDW, from the coding sequence GTGCCTTCGATCATCGCGAGCGCCGAGGTCATCGTGTGCTCCCCCGGTCGGAACTACGTCACCGTGAAGATCGTCACGAGCGACGGCGTCGTCGGCTGGGGAGACGCCACCGTGAACGGGCGCGAGCTGGCTGTCGCCGCCTACCTGCGTGACCATGTCTGCCCTCTTCTCGTCGGTCGCGACGCCCAACGGATCGAGCAGACCTGGCAGTGGCTGTACAAGGGCGGGTACTGGCGGCGCGGACCCATCACGATGGCCGCCATCGGAGCCGTCGATCTGGCGCTCTGGGATATCAAGGGCAAAGAGCTCGGAGTGCCCGTGTACCAACTGCTCGGCGGCGCGGTGCGGGAGGGAGTGCTGACCTACGCCCACGCATCCGGCTGGGAGGTGCCGCAGCTTCTCGACGCCATCGACGAGAAGCTCGAGGCGGGATACCTCGCCGTGCGCGCCCAGTCCGGGATTCCGGGAAGACAAAGCGTGTACGCGGTCGCATCTCCTGAACCGGGCGAGCCGACGAACGGCCTCCCCACGATCGAGGTGTGGGACACCGATGCCTACCTTCGCCACATCCCCGGCGTTCTCGAAGCGGTGCGCTCGCACGTGGGGGACTCGATACGACTGCTCCACGACGCCCACCATCGACTCACACCGATCGAAGCGGCCCGGCTCGGCAAGGATCTGGAGCCGGTCAGGCTGTTCTGGCTCGAAGACGTCACGCCGGGCGAGAACCAGGAAGCACTCCGGTTGGTGCGACAGCACACCACGACCCCGCTGGCCATCGGAGAGGTGTTCAACACCATCTGGGACTGCATGGGCTTCATCTCCGGGCAGTACATCGACTTCGTCCGCACCAGCGTCATGCACGCCGGTGGAATCTCGCCCTCGCGCCGGATCAACGACTTCGCGTCGCTCTACCAGGTCAAGGTCGCCCCTCACGGCCCTTCCGATGTCTCGCCGATCACGATGGCGGCCTCGTTGCATCTCGATATCGCGACGCCGAACCTCGGGATCCAGGAGTACATGGGCTACCCCCGTGAAGCGCTCTCCGTCTTCCAGGCCGATTACTCATTCGACAAGGGATACCTCCACCCGGGTGACGCACCGGGGTTGGGCGTGGACTTCGACGAGGTCGCCGCACGCGCCTTCCCCTATGAACGCTCCTACCTGCCGGTCGCGGAACGTGAAGACGGTACCCCCATCGACTGGTGA
- a CDS encoding isochorismatase family protein gives MTTSATLRSLSGVVDSPATLATSTVVLVDFQNTYTRGEMELDGWDAALDAAADLLAKAREAGATVIHVQHDGGAGSAYDIREDIGAIHDRVTPIEGEAVVIKHAPNSFVGTELGDLVDAAGHEDVVIAGFMTHMCVTYTTEGAFLRGNRPTVVAAATATRSLPSVAGDVSAEQLHRSALAGIADLYATVVADVSDLR, from the coding sequence ATGACCACCTCCGCCACCCTCCGCTCGCTCAGCGGCGTCGTCGACAGCCCTGCGACGCTGGCCACGTCGACCGTCGTGCTCGTCGACTTCCAGAACACGTACACGCGCGGCGAGATGGAGCTCGATGGCTGGGATGCCGCACTCGACGCGGCTGCAGACCTCCTGGCGAAGGCGAGGGAGGCGGGGGCGACCGTGATCCACGTGCAGCACGACGGCGGTGCCGGTTCGGCGTACGACATCCGCGAGGACATCGGTGCGATCCACGACCGCGTCACTCCGATCGAGGGCGAGGCCGTCGTGATCAAGCACGCACCGAACTCGTTCGTCGGCACCGAACTGGGAGACCTCGTGGATGCCGCGGGCCACGAAGACGTCGTCATCGCCGGCTTCATGACCCACATGTGCGTGACGTACACGACCGAGGGCGCGTTCCTGCGCGGCAACCGCCCCACCGTGGTCGCGGCGGCGACAGCGACGCGTAGCCTGCCGTCCGTCGCGGGCGATGTGTCGGCGGAGCAGCTGCATCGCTCCGCACTCGCCGGCATCGCCGACCTCTACGCCACCGTCGTCGCGGACGTGTCCGACCTGCGCTGA
- a CDS encoding ADP-ribosylglycohydrolase family protein, whose translation MLTSDAQPQALPSTVNGDDAIPRDLARHELRHASDSGHDVTVHGERFRFLERSGASDADFLALTAELETLGNETYSASEPSELDAILALLPASHATPIAGDAASAGIHAAWTGRIVGNMLGKPIEDGTHWSYEKINAYLTSVDAVPLVDYIPVSSSDALEWGFLPNWTESTRGRVNGSSRDDDIDYTILNLHILEQHGAEFAPADIAAAWLERLPYRQTFTAERAAYRNIVRGVPPTLAGGTENPYREWIGALIRADVFGMVCPGDPRRAAGLAWKDAVVSHRGNGIYAEMWAASLVAAAFAIDDVSELISESLRHIPPHSRLANEVRTVLATFARGESWDKALVALHARHSEKNWVHSINNAGVITAALLWGDGDFSQSIELAVRGAFDTDSNAATVGAVAGVLAGPGGIDERWTIPLHDLVRSAIFGYDRVSISDLAERTDTVRVRIEERGV comes from the coding sequence ATGCTGACTTCCGACGCCCAGCCGCAGGCGTTGCCCTCGACGGTCAACGGCGATGATGCCATCCCACGTGACCTTGCTCGCCACGAGCTGCGGCACGCATCCGACAGTGGTCACGATGTGACAGTTCACGGAGAGCGGTTCCGGTTCCTCGAGCGGAGCGGAGCATCCGACGCCGACTTCCTCGCCCTCACCGCAGAACTCGAGACGCTCGGGAACGAGACCTATTCCGCAAGCGAACCCTCTGAACTCGACGCGATCCTTGCACTGCTGCCCGCATCGCACGCGACACCGATTGCCGGGGATGCCGCCAGCGCGGGAATTCACGCGGCCTGGACCGGTCGCATCGTCGGCAACATGCTCGGGAAGCCCATCGAAGACGGCACCCACTGGAGCTACGAGAAGATCAACGCCTACCTGACGTCTGTCGATGCCGTGCCTCTCGTCGACTACATCCCCGTCTCGAGTTCAGATGCTCTCGAATGGGGCTTTCTGCCCAACTGGACGGAGAGCACGCGCGGACGAGTGAACGGGTCGAGCCGAGACGACGACATCGACTACACGATCCTCAATCTGCACATCCTCGAGCAGCATGGAGCAGAGTTCGCTCCCGCCGACATCGCTGCGGCATGGCTCGAGCGGCTCCCGTATCGACAGACGTTCACGGCAGAGCGCGCGGCCTACAGGAACATCGTTCGTGGGGTGCCGCCGACGCTTGCGGGCGGCACCGAGAATCCCTACCGGGAGTGGATCGGTGCCCTCATCCGCGCGGACGTCTTCGGCATGGTGTGCCCCGGGGATCCGCGAAGGGCGGCCGGGCTGGCATGGAAAGACGCCGTCGTCTCTCACCGAGGAAACGGCATCTATGCGGAGATGTGGGCGGCCTCGCTGGTCGCCGCGGCTTTCGCGATCGACGATGTCTCCGAACTCATCTCCGAGTCGTTGCGTCATATCCCCCCGCACAGCAGGCTCGCGAACGAGGTGCGCACGGTGCTTGCCACCTTCGCGCGCGGCGAGAGCTGGGACAAAGCCCTCGTCGCATTGCATGCGAGGCACAGCGAGAAGAACTGGGTGCACAGCATCAACAATGCGGGCGTGATCACCGCTGCACTCCTCTGGGGCGATGGCGACTTCAGCCAGTCGATCGAACTGGCCGTTCGCGGCGCGTTCGACACCGACTCCAACGCCGCGACCGTCGGAGCCGTCGCCGGTGTGCTCGCAGGGCCAGGGGGAATCGATGAACGATGGACGATCCCCCTGCATGACCTCGTGCGATCCGCGATCTTCGGGTACGACCGAGTCTCGATCTCAGATCTGGCCGAGAGAACCGACACCGTCCGCGTGCGCATCGAGGAGAGGGGGGTCTAG
- a CDS encoding siderophore-interacting protein, producing the protein MNQDQPRKAPSQAVLTVQQVEQVSPDLIRITAGGDGFADYNDNLFTDKYAKILFADARHGLTPPYDLARLRTEEPEKLPTRRTYTIRSADAEARQIVIDFVVHGDEGVAGPWARAARPGDTIVVSGAGGGYRPDAAAPWHLLIGDHTALPAISSAVEAMDAAARGHVLLSVADPADRILPTLPSGVSIHWTQNDDELLAALAELPWAEGTPGVFAHGERGTIKEIRALLKQREVPRESLSISAYWARGRAEDQFQAEKREPIGQIE; encoded by the coding sequence ATGAATCAAGATCAGCCCCGCAAGGCTCCCAGCCAGGCCGTCCTCACCGTGCAGCAGGTTGAGCAGGTGAGCCCCGATCTGATCCGGATCACGGCGGGAGGCGACGGGTTCGCCGATTACAACGACAACCTCTTCACCGATAAGTACGCCAAGATCCTCTTCGCCGATGCGCGTCACGGGCTGACTCCTCCCTATGACCTCGCGCGGTTGCGCACGGAGGAGCCCGAGAAGCTCCCCACACGACGGACCTACACGATCCGTTCGGCTGACGCCGAGGCGCGGCAGATCGTCATCGACTTCGTCGTGCACGGTGACGAGGGAGTCGCCGGCCCCTGGGCTCGCGCCGCTCGGCCGGGTGACACGATCGTCGTCAGCGGTGCCGGTGGCGGCTACCGTCCGGATGCTGCCGCACCCTGGCACCTGCTCATCGGTGACCACACGGCTCTGCCGGCGATCTCCTCAGCCGTCGAGGCGATGGATGCCGCAGCCCGGGGTCATGTGCTGCTCAGCGTCGCCGACCCGGCGGACCGCATCCTTCCGACGCTGCCCTCGGGCGTGAGTATCCACTGGACGCAGAACGACGACGAGCTCCTCGCCGCGCTCGCGGAGCTGCCCTGGGCCGAGGGCACCCCCGGGGTGTTCGCGCACGGTGAGCGCGGCACGATCAAGGAGATCCGTGCCCTGCTGAAGCAGCGGGAGGTGCCGCGGGAGTCGCTGTCGATCTCGGCGTACTGGGCACGCGGCCGTGCGGAGGACCAGTTCCAGGCGGAGAAGCGCGAGCCGATCGGGCAGATCGAGTAG
- a CDS encoding LacI family DNA-binding transcriptional regulator, with product MLPRHSAVTLEQVARQAGVSRATVSRIVNGVSTVDPALAERVNVVVKQLGYVPNLSARSLASRRAGAVALVVPEDVERFFGDPFFGALVAGIQGKMRGSGFLLDVLIAADDPRQTSDLLLGGKVDAAILFSHRIEQSFMSTMSASLPVVLAGRPTAATEPTCHYVDVDNRGGAELVTRHLLERGHRRIAMVRGPEDSPAAADRLQGYLDAHEAAGIETGPIVAGDFTSAGGVAAAEQLLDESGWTAVFAANDLMAIGAIGVLRTRGLRIPEDIAVAGFDDVPSAADTVPPLTTVRQPSREQGAALAETALALVAGEPVEQGQVLATDLIVRAST from the coding sequence ATGCTCCCTCGGCACAGCGCAGTCACACTGGAACAGGTCGCCCGTCAGGCGGGAGTTTCGCGCGCCACGGTGTCGCGCATCGTGAACGGGGTGTCCACCGTCGACCCCGCGCTCGCCGAGCGCGTCAACGTGGTCGTGAAGCAGTTGGGCTATGTGCCCAATCTGTCCGCCCGTTCGCTCGCGAGTCGCCGGGCGGGAGCCGTCGCGCTCGTCGTACCGGAAGATGTGGAGCGCTTCTTCGGTGATCCCTTCTTCGGGGCACTGGTGGCGGGAATCCAGGGAAAGATGCGGGGCTCCGGCTTTCTTCTCGATGTGCTGATCGCGGCGGACGACCCTCGACAGACGTCGGACCTGTTGCTCGGGGGCAAGGTGGACGCGGCCATCCTCTTCTCCCACAGGATCGAACAGTCGTTCATGTCGACGATGTCGGCCTCGCTTCCCGTCGTTCTCGCGGGACGACCCACCGCTGCAACCGAACCGACGTGCCACTACGTCGATGTCGACAACCGAGGAGGCGCGGAGCTCGTCACCCGTCATCTCCTGGAGAGGGGCCACCGCCGGATCGCGATGGTTCGAGGGCCGGAGGATTCGCCGGCCGCGGCCGATCGCCTGCAGGGGTATCTCGATGCGCACGAGGCGGCGGGCATCGAGACAGGGCCGATCGTGGCAGGAGATTTCACGAGTGCCGGCGGTGTCGCCGCCGCTGAGCAGTTGCTCGACGAGAGCGGGTGGACCGCCGTCTTCGCCGCGAACGATCTGATGGCGATCGGAGCGATAGGCGTGCTCAGAACGCGGGGGCTTCGGATCCCCGAGGACATCGCGGTCGCCGGCTTCGATGATGTGCCGTCAGCGGCGGATACGGTTCCGCCGCTGACAACCGTGCGCCAGCCGTCACGCGAGCAGGGCGCTGCGCTCGCGGAGACGGCGCTTGCCCTGGTGGCAGGAGAGCCTGTCGAACAGGGGCAGGTGCTCGCGACCGACCTGATCGTCCGCGCGTCCACCTGA
- a CDS encoding PadR family transcriptional regulator, with amino-acid sequence MTKLTRVTAPTLDVVQVLLGSADPVWGLALAKAVERAPGTVYPILSRLEELGWIVGDWEGESDHSGPRRRYYRLTDEGRAEAAALVAARARRVAAAPTPRLAFGISG; translated from the coding sequence ATGACGAAGCTGACGCGGGTCACGGCACCCACCCTCGACGTGGTGCAGGTTCTGCTCGGTTCCGCGGATCCGGTCTGGGGCCTCGCGCTGGCCAAGGCCGTGGAGCGCGCACCGGGCACGGTGTACCCGATCCTCTCCCGGCTCGAGGAGCTCGGCTGGATCGTCGGCGACTGGGAGGGCGAGTCCGACCACTCGGGACCGCGCCGCCGGTACTACCGCCTCACGGATGAGGGGCGTGCAGAGGCCGCCGCGCTCGTCGCCGCGCGCGCTCGCCGCGTTGCGGCCGCGCCGACACCGCGACTCGCGTTCGGGATCTCGGGATGA
- a CDS encoding carbohydrate ABC transporter permease: protein MSTPNVSKTFRRARRFSRPSPWVYLFLGVVLLASVFPFYWSFLIGSGDSYTVRDPHMSWLPGGNFWANVDKVVNDPSVNFWRALWNSIYSSTLIAVSVVFFSTLAGWAFSKLHFRGRGRLLVMVVATMAVPMQLGVVPLYIMFSELGWTGNIGAVIIPSLTSAFGVFWMTQYLRQAVPDELIEAARVDGASSFRSFLTVGVPAARPAAAMLGLFTFVSAWNNFFWPFIVLDRQDPTLPVALSLLQSGYFVDYSVVLTGVLLATAPLLLLFVFAGKQLVSGIMAGAVKG from the coding sequence ATGTCGACGCCGAACGTGTCGAAGACCTTCCGTCGCGCACGACGTTTCTCGCGACCGAGCCCGTGGGTCTACCTCTTCCTGGGCGTCGTGCTGCTGGCCAGCGTGTTCCCCTTCTACTGGTCATTCCTGATCGGGTCCGGCGACTCGTACACCGTTCGAGACCCGCACATGTCGTGGCTGCCCGGTGGCAACTTCTGGGCCAACGTCGACAAGGTCGTGAACGACCCGTCGGTCAACTTCTGGCGTGCCCTGTGGAACTCGATCTACAGTTCCACACTGATCGCCGTCTCGGTCGTCTTCTTCTCGACCCTGGCCGGCTGGGCATTCTCGAAGCTCCATTTCCGCGGGCGGGGAAGGCTCCTGGTGATGGTCGTGGCGACCATGGCCGTTCCGATGCAGCTGGGCGTGGTGCCGCTGTACATCATGTTCAGCGAGCTCGGTTGGACCGGCAACATCGGTGCGGTCATCATCCCATCGCTCACCAGCGCCTTCGGAGTGTTCTGGATGACGCAGTACCTCAGACAGGCCGTCCCCGATGAGCTCATCGAAGCGGCCAGGGTCGATGGCGCATCATCCTTCCGATCGTTCCTCACGGTCGGAGTCCCCGCCGCACGACCGGCAGCGGCGATGCTGGGGCTCTTCACCTTCGTCTCCGCGTGGAACAACTTCTTCTGGCCGTTCATCGTGCTCGACCGGCAGGACCCGACGCTGCCTGTGGCCCTGTCCCTGCTGCAGTCGGGCTACTTCGTCGACTACTCGGTCGTCCTGACTGGCGTGCTCCTCGCCACGGCGCCTCTTCTGCTTCTGTTCGTCTTCGCAGGCAAGCAGTTGGTCAGTGGAATCATGGCAGGTGCCGTCAAGGGCTGA
- a CDS encoding GntR family transcriptional regulator, translated as MTASPILSAADEGSPTQDIYRQLRGLIVSGQLGANERLPTVRQAATDLGVAAGTVAKAYKMLEHDGLVVSRTAAGTRVAESAGLLPASVLKHIRGLVAEAAMTGAGQDDVIDVLRAVWRAEAGEVAEAGPKP; from the coding sequence ATGACCGCGTCTCCGATCTTGTCGGCGGCGGACGAGGGGAGCCCCACGCAGGACATCTATCGGCAGTTGCGCGGGCTCATCGTCTCGGGCCAGCTCGGCGCGAACGAGCGCCTGCCCACCGTGCGTCAGGCGGCGACTGACCTCGGTGTCGCGGCGGGCACGGTCGCCAAGGCGTACAAGATGCTCGAGCACGACGGGCTGGTGGTCAGCCGCACCGCCGCCGGCACCCGCGTTGCGGAGTCGGCGGGGCTGTTGCCGGCATCCGTGCTGAAGCACATCAGGGGTCTGGTGGCCGAGGCTGCGATGACCGGCGCCGGCCAGGATGACGTAATCGACGTGTTGCGGGCGGTCTGGCGGGCGGAGGCGGGCGAGGTGGCGGAGGCGGGACCGAAGCCATAA